In the genome of Sciurus carolinensis chromosome 3, mSciCar1.2, whole genome shotgun sequence, one region contains:
- the LOC124981328 gene encoding cytochrome P450 20A1 isoform X5 has product MLGFAMKSVTQIVMGSTFEDDQEVIRFQKNHGTVWSEIGKGFLDGSLDKSATRKKQYQDALMQLESVLKKIIKERKERNFSQHIFIDSLVQGNLNDQQVLEDSMIFSLAGCIITAKLCTWAICFLTTSEEVQKKLHKEVDQVFGKGPVTPEKIEHLRYCRQVLCETVRIAKLTPVSAQLQDIEGKINQFIIPRETLVLYALGVVLQDPNTWPLPHKFDPDRFDDESAMKTFSSLGFSGTKECPELRFAYTVTTVLLSVLVKRLHLLSVEGQVIETKYELVTSSREEAWITVTKRH; this is encoded by the exons CGCTTCCAAAAGAATCATGGCACA gTGTGGTCTGAGATTGGAAAAGGCTTTCTAGATGGATCACTTGATAAAAGTGCAACTCGGAAAAAACAATACCAAGATG cCCTCATGCAATTGGaatctgttttaaagaaaatcataaaagagCGAAAAGAAAGGAACTTCAGTCAACATATTTTCATCGACTCCTTAGTACAGGGAAACCTTAATGACCAACAG GTCCTGGAAGACAGTATGATATTTTCTCTGGCTGGTTGCATAATAACTGCAAAAT tgTGTACCTGGGCAATCTGTTTTTTAACAACTTCTGAAGAAGTTCAAAAGAAGCTCCACAAAGAGGTAGATCAAGTGTTTGGGAAGGGTCCTGTTACTCCAGAGAAAATTGAACATCTCAG atattGTCGGCAAGTGCTTTGTGAAACTGTTAGGATTGCCAAATTGACCCCAGTTTCTGCCCAGCTTCAAGatattgaaggaaaaattaaccaATTTATTATTCCTAGAGAG ACTCTCGTCCTTTATGCCCTTGGTGTGGTACTTCAGGATCCTAATACTTGGCCTTTACCACACAA GTTTGATCCAGATCGCTTTGATGATGAATCAGCAATGAAAACTTTCTCCTCACTTGGATTTTCAGGCACAAAGGAATGCCCAGAGTTGAG GTTTGCATATACGGTGACCACTGTGCTTCTCAGTGTGTTGGTGAAGAGACTGCACCTGCTCTCTGTGGAGGGACAAGTTATTGAAACAAAGTATGAACTGGTCACATCATCAAGGGAAGAAGCTTGGATCACTGTCACAAAGAGGCATTAA